The following are encoded together in the Bradymonas sediminis genome:
- a CDS encoding DUF7282 domain-containing protein, whose amino-acid sequence MRKHILVLLVASLAFSLSACSDDSPSERDERADVIDESDVKQDEDAIEPDAGEQDAGDPDVDEADADESDADESDTISTDAPNLIFADDQVVAAAESNQVTIRQAKVEADAFVVVHQECIDCLVPGPGEIVGHVAIEAGDHSDIAVTLDHNVSNGQTYYAMLHEDTDADGTFDFVEGGQADGPLSDETNTSLVDSFVVNVASIIVTNQTLDDLSTTVNISEIYSDGAGWVVIREGACADDGALIGEASTQDGSTVNLPVSLYRPALSGETLCAVLHADTGLSGNFEFDANNPDTEDAPVQLADDSIVRAQFDVMVPDGVPAVRITLSNAGDQEYMVDAVEPHFFGAGLLDVGNPSMGLMNGWRYEIVNLATAEQPFEFIVKGSTAGGFETADLIVLSQAAPGTGEGDAEIDWVEDGNAMRFTVAGESWTGVINVNGYRSANATGRMRGDVAVYIQ is encoded by the coding sequence ATGCGTAAACACATCTTAGTGCTGTTGGTTGCTTCCCTGGCGTTTAGCTTGAGCGCGTGTTCCGACGACTCCCCCTCCGAGCGTGATGAACGCGCGGATGTGATCGACGAAAGTGACGTGAAACAGGACGAGGACGCGATTGAGCCGGACGCGGGCGAGCAGGACGCGGGCGATCCCGACGTAGACGAGGCGGACGCCGATGAGTCGGACGCCGACGAGTCGGACACAATCTCGACGGATGCGCCGAACCTTATTTTCGCGGATGACCAGGTCGTCGCGGCGGCCGAGTCGAATCAGGTGACGATCCGCCAGGCAAAGGTCGAAGCCGACGCGTTTGTCGTGGTCCACCAGGAGTGTATCGACTGTCTGGTCCCTGGACCCGGTGAAATCGTGGGCCACGTGGCGATTGAGGCCGGCGACCATAGCGACATCGCCGTCACGCTTGACCACAACGTGAGCAATGGCCAGACCTATTATGCCATGCTCCACGAGGACACCGACGCCGATGGGACCTTCGACTTCGTCGAGGGCGGCCAGGCCGACGGCCCGCTGTCGGACGAGACGAATACCAGCCTCGTGGATTCGTTCGTGGTGAACGTGGCCTCGATCATCGTCACGAATCAAACCCTCGATGACCTGTCGACCACGGTTAATATCAGCGAGATTTACAGCGACGGGGCGGGTTGGGTCGTGATTCGCGAGGGCGCGTGTGCTGATGATGGCGCGCTCATCGGCGAGGCGTCGACGCAGGACGGCTCAACCGTGAATCTCCCCGTCTCGCTCTATCGACCGGCGCTCAGCGGGGAGACGTTATGCGCGGTATTGCACGCGGATACGGGCCTGTCCGGGAACTTCGAGTTTGACGCAAATAACCCCGATACCGAAGACGCTCCTGTCCAACTCGCCGACGACTCGATCGTGCGCGCGCAATTCGATGTTATGGTGCCCGACGGCGTGCCGGCGGTGCGCATTACGCTGAGCAACGCGGGCGACCAGGAGTATATGGTCGACGCGGTTGAGCCTCATTTCTTCGGGGCCGGCTTGCTCGACGTGGGCAACCCCTCGATGGGGCTGATGAACGGGTGGCGCTACGAGATCGTCAATCTGGCTACCGCCGAGCAACCCTTTGAATTTATTGTCAAAGGCTCGACGGCCGGCGGGTTCGAGACCGCCGATTTGATCGTGTTGTCGCAGGCCGCGCCCGGCACCGGCGAGGGGGACGCCGAGATCGATTGGGTCGAGGATGGCAACGCGATGCGCTTCACCGTCGCGGGTGAGTCTTGGACCGGTGTTATCAACGTCAATGGATATCGTTCGGCGAACGCGACCGGTCGGATGCGCGGCGATGTCGCGGTCTATATTCAATAA